A segment of the Leptospiraceae bacterium genome:
TTATAATCCCGATTCGGTATTCATAAATTCCTGGTTTAAGTTTGTTCACTTTATACTTTGTAGTTTTTACTTTCGTATCAATTTTTACTTTTTTAGTATTAAATTCTCGAACCTCTAATTTATAAGATTTCGCAATTCGAGACGGACCCCATTCAATTTCTTGTTCTGACCAAATCGGAAATCCAAAACAGAAAACCAGTAAAATAAAAGAATAAATAGTTTTACTCAACATATAACCTCGGTTTAGTCAGTATCTGCGGTGGTTCAATTATATCTTCCGATGGAATAGATACCAAAAATTCGGTCAATAATGGCTCAGTCATGATTGTTTTCATTTTTCGATCTTTGTAGGAAATTTTTAATTTCCACATATAATACCCATTTGATAAACTTGACATTTCTTTAAATATAAATGAATTTTCCTTGGTATCTTTTTTTGCGATTAATATAGGATTATCCGCATTTAACTGATATAATTCTACAGTATACAGTGTGGCTGAATCACTTTTCTCCCACTTAAATTCTAATTCCGTTTGTTCTATCGGATTAATAACAGCTTCCGCATCCGGGGAAATGGCTAAAAGTATAGGAACGTCAAAAGAAGGCATAGTTAGAGTAAATTCTCTCTTTCTAGGTGGACTTTTTACTATTCTTTCATCTTTAGCTTTATAATTAATTGAAACAGACCAAACATATTTTCCTGGTTTAATTGCTGAATCACTTACGACAAATGTAGATTTTGTATTTTCAACTGTATCATTAAAAATTACTTTATTTGTATCGTATTCAGAAATAGAAACATTATAAGATAACGCCCTTTCGTCCGATTGCCAAGTCAGAGGAACTTGCCAATTGTCATCAGGTTTAATTTCTTGTGAATCACTCGGACTATTTAAAACAGGAATAGGTGGATTTCGATAAGGAAATTTTAAAGTAAAATCATTTCGTAGCGGTTTACTTCGAATTACCCTCCCGTCCCAAGTTTTATAAAAAATGAATAAGTCCCAATAATATACGCCTTCGCCTATCGTTAAAGGTATTTCAAATAGCGCATTTGTATCTGTAATTTGTTTTTGAAAGACTGGTCGCGTACGTTCTTTGAACTTCTCTTGTACGTCGATTTGGTAATATACGGCTTGATCATTTTTTTCCCACTGAAATTGGATTTCCTCTTTTTCCCCGATCACAATATCTGCCCCATTTACAGGCGATATAACGACAGGTTTTGGTTCTTCTACTGAAGGAATTTTTACATTAAACATAGTGGAAGCAGGCGGACTCTTTATCATCTTTCCGCTCTTACTTACATATAAAATAGAAACTCGCCAAATAAAACTTCCATCTCTCATTTTATAAATATCTTTATAATTATAAAATGTATCAGAAACGGTATTACTATAAATAAGTTTATTAGCTCCAAAGGTTGTATCAAAAATTTCTAAATAATAAGATGCAGCTTTTTCATCTTTTGTCCAACTAAAATCGATATCGGGTTTTACTACTAAATCAACTAATGCACCTTCCGTTGGGGAAATAGGTTTTGGCGTAGGAGCGCCTAATATTGTAAAACTACTTTCATCACTACTAGTAATTTCTTTTTTCTCGCGGGATAATAATTTTAGCCTCCAGTAGTATTTTCCTTCTGATTTCAAAAATACTTTTTTTGAAAATCCAGAAACTATATTATCCTCTTCTTTTAGAACTAAGTTAGAAAAATCAGGACTATTAGAGATTTCTAATATAAATTCACCCGAAGTTTCTGGTCTTTGCCACTTAAATGTAACAGACTTATCTGAGTCCATATCCAACTCAGAACCATCTTCAGGATAAAGTAGTTTCAGTTTTGAAGGTTCGGCTATTCTAAATGAATTTACTTTGGAATAATCAGACTTTCTACCATCGGGTAAAACACCTCTTACCCGCCAGAACATATTACCCGGTTGCTCAATTAATTCCGGAGTAATAAAGTTTTCTTTAATATTTTGTTTTA
Coding sequences within it:
- a CDS encoding FecR domain-containing protein translates to MRRPSKDSIITIGILFFISIFFSILLIIDFQRRGGIGNNPQIGEITFKERTVHRKIDSSVVWDEVENHSPVANKDTIRTLDYSDAVLTLKDGTSLRLSDNSMIYVDLSDKNLNINFDYGSISTSREDGLDSELTKLSITSGDKVIEIGNGGAAKLSKNDDENINIQIEKGQAKLNLNGKEEILQTNQTAELRENKIDVKPIRFLLQYPTDGKYYSTSAETINTEFKWSALDKGTSAEIQIAKDKSFKNITKKQSGIRETGISFALNPGIYFWRIGAKNPMGGKQEYSETRKLTVFSEKSIVVTTPQDGKVFTYTIKLPTVALRWTKNDFASSYKVEIAADSNFASIIKSLDSFENYISTDIPFKGDFYIRVTTRPKIPDLLPVVSPVSKFSIEERQIPYPPEIVSPVVNAVFGLDYIQRTKILFNWRDNREFANYEMELSKTPDFSSVVVKQNIKENFITPELIEQPGNMFWRVRGVLPDGRKSDYSKVNSFRIAEPSKLKLLYPEDGSELDMDSDKSVTFKWQRPETSGEFILEISNSPDFSNLVLKEEDNIVSGFSKKVFLKSEGKYYWRLKLLSREKKEITSSDESSFTILGAPTPKPISPTEGALVDLVVKPDIDFSWTKDEKAASYYLEIFDTTFGANKLIYSNTVSDTFYNYKDIYKMRDGSFIWRVSILYVSKSGKMIKSPPASTMFNVKIPSVEEPKPVVISPVNGADIVIGEKEEIQFQWEKNDQAVYYQIDVQEKFKERTRPVFQKQITDTNALFEIPLTIGEGVYYWDLFIFYKTWDGRVIRSKPLRNDFTLKFPYRNPPIPVLNSPSDSQEIKPDDNWQVPLTWQSDERALSYNVSISEYDTNKVIFNDTVENTKSTFVVSDSAIKPGKYVWSVSINYKAKDERIVKSPPRKREFTLTMPSFDVPILLAISPDAEAVINPIEQTELEFKWEKSDSATLYTVELYQLNADNPILIAKKDTKENSFIFKEMSSLSNGYYMWKLKISYKDRKMKTIMTEPLLTEFLVSIPSEDIIEPPQILTKPRLYVE